The proteins below come from a single Eucalyptus grandis isolate ANBG69807.140 chromosome 3, ASM1654582v1, whole genome shotgun sequence genomic window:
- the LOC120291858 gene encoding uncharacterized protein LOC120291858, producing the protein MATKLEVFSTDTIKPSSPTPPHLRNFNCCLLDQLSPPFYVPIVLFYSDPGQKAAPNSASVTGNLKTSIAQALSLFYPLGGRVKGNADVDCYDEDALYLEATKIEVVSTDTIKPSSPTPPHLRNFKFCLLDQLSPPFYVPIVLFYSDPDQKAAPNSASVTGNLKTSIAQALSLFYPLGGRVKGNADVDCYDDDALYLEEKARFELQHAPLATVGPYVYRKDMRTALAAKLAAGVTSCYISDFIGQRYMDVAMLSRICRIVIYLGLSH; encoded by the exons ATGGCCACGAAACTTGAGGTTTTCTCCACAGACACCATCAAGCCGTCCTCTCCAACTCCACCTCACCTTAGGAACTTCAATTGTTGCCTCCTTGACCAGTTGTCTCCTCCGTTTTATGTTCCGATCGTCCTGTTCTACTCAGATCCTGGCCAAAAGGCAGCGCCGAATTCTGCCTCGGTGACGGGAAACCTGAAAACTTCCATCGCCCAGGCGCTTTCCCTCTTCTACCCCCTAGGTGGAAGGGTGAAAGGAAACGCCGACGTTGATTGTTATGATGAGGATGCGCTCTATTTGGAG GCCACGAAAATTGAGGTTGTCTCCACAGACACCATCAAGCCGTCCTCTCCAACTCCACCTCACCTTAGGAACTTCAAGTTTTGCCTCCTTGACCAGTTGTCTCCTCCGTTTTATGTTCCGATCGTCCTGTTCTACTCAGATCCTGACCAAAAGGCAGCGCCGAATTCTGCCTCGGTGACGGGAAACCTGAAAACTTCCATCGCCCAGGCGCTTTCCCTCTTCTACCCCCTAGGTGGAAGGGTGAAAGGAAATGCCGACGTTGATTGTTATGATGATGATGCGCTCTATTTGGAGGAGAAAGCTCGCTTTGAGCT ACAGCATGCGCCCCTGGCCACGGTTGGACCATACGTGTATCGGAAGGACATGCGCACGGCATTGGCAGCCAAGTTAGCTGCCGGCGTGACGTCCTGCTACATTTCAGACTTCATTGGTCAACGTTACATGGACGTGGCAATGTTGTCCCGGATATGCCGCATCGTCATCTACCTTGGCCTTTCGCATTGA
- the LOC104439666 gene encoding stemmadenine O-acetyltransferase, with product MATKIEVVSTETIKPSSPTPPHLRNFNFCLLDQLAPPFYVPVVLFYSAPDQKAAPDSALVSGNLKTSLAQALSLFYPLGGRVKGNAGIDCNDEGALYMEAKARVELSKVLSNPDMDQLQQFLPFSPCRVSTNIDEQVIVGVQANFFDCGGMGIGICISHKIADGASVSAFLNAWSKIANSGVNGEASLITPFLKASELFQPKDINYQLPSGVISREKLSTKRFCFNGESLARLRAGFGGANPTRVEAVTALIWKSAVAAARKRPEWKEKYPPSSAVMHAVNIRSRIRPQPLPETTLGNLVQAVVAPLMEPNKGDELQDFACILRNSIRAIDSEYLSALQGENGLAKACENLMATRKLAASSAIELYRFSSWARFPFYDADFGWGRPAWVCTTSVPIKNLVILMGTRCGDGIEAWITLAEHDMIEFEHNDELLQFFSPNP from the coding sequence ATGGCCACGAAGATTGAGGTTGTCTCCACAGAGACCATCAAGCCATCCTCTCCAACTCCACCTCACCTAAGGAACTTCAATTTCTGCCTCCTTGACCAGCTGGCTCCACCGTTTTATGTTCCTGTCGTCCTGTTCTACTCGGCTCCTGACCAAAAGGCGGCGCCGGACTCAGCCCTGGTGTCAGGAAACTTGAAAACTTCGCTTGCGCAGGCGCTTTCCCTCTTCTACCCTCTAGGTGGAAGGGTGAAAGGAAATGCTGGCATTGATTGCAATGATGAGGGTGCACTCTATATGGAGGCAAAAGCTCGCGTCGAGCTGTCTAAAGTCCTTTCGAACCCAGACATGGATCAGCTGCAGCAATTCCTCCCATTCTCTCCATGCAGAGTCAGTACCAACATTGACGAACAAGTCATTGTAGGGGTCCAAGCCAACTTTTTTGACTGTGGCGGCATGGGGATCGGCATCTGCATCTCTCACAAGATTGCTGATGGGGCGTCGGTTTCTGCTTTCCTCAACGCATGGTCTAAAATCGCCAACAGTGGAGTCAATGGTGAAGCGAGCCTCATCACTCCCTTCCTGAAAGCATCCGAGCTCTTCCAACCAAAGGACATAAACTACCAACTGCCATCCGGAGTCATCAGCAGAGAGAAGCTTTCAACCAAGAGGTTTTGTTTCAACGGTGAGAGCTTGGCTCGCCTCAGGGCTGGGTTCGGTGGTGCCAATCCTACTCGTGTTGAGGCCGTGACCGCCCTCATATGGAAATCCGCCGTGGCAGCAGCAAGGAAGAGGCCAGAGTGGAAGGAGAAGTATCCCCCGTCGTCAGCAGTCATGCATGCAGTGAACATCAGAAGCAGGATAAGGCCACAACCATTGCCCGAGACTACCTTGGGCAATCTGGTGCAGGCCGTTGTGGCACCACTCATGGAACCAAACAAGGGTGACGAATTGCAGGACTTTGCATGCATTCTCAGAAATTCAATAAGGGCAATTGACAGCGAATATTTGAGCGCGCTTCAAGGCGAGAATGGATTGGCCAAGGCCTGCGAGAACCTCATGGCGACACGGAAGCTGGCAGCGTCGTCTGCCATCGAGCTCTACAGGTTCAGCAGCTGGGCGAGGTTCCCGTTCTACGACGCTGATTTCGGCTGGGGAAGACCTGCTTGGGTGTGCACCACCAGTGTTCCCATAAAAAATTTGGTCATTTTGATGGGGACTAGATGCGGGGATGGCATCGAAGCATGGATCACCCTGGCCGAGCACGACATGATCGAGTTCGAGCACAACGATGAGTTGCTACAATTTTTTTCGCCAAACCCCTGA